The Oreochromis aureus strain Israel breed Guangdong linkage group 7, ZZ_aureus, whole genome shotgun sequence region GGATAATTTCCCTCTTTATTCTGTAGTTTTAAAAATCCTGTTTGATATCAGATGAGTTCCTGTTTAATAATGCATGGCAGTACCACGTGTGTTTGGATGTCTCTAGTAGTGAGTCAGTGTACTCAGTCCTAGACAAGACTTAACTGTTAAGGAAAAAGTGGACAGTGACTCTTATGCCTCTCCTGTCTCAAAGGGAGTGAGCTTCCATTGCGTAACTAAATAAACATGAGTTAGGTGCTCCGCAGTCTCATGCTGCAGCGTGACTCAGTGCACTGTGTGGACTGTGCCCTCAAACACAGTAACTGAGACACTTATCACCTCCCCTTGGCCctcatttccttttcttctcttaCACTTCCTAAACAATCCATATCTTAGTGGAAGTGTGGTGTTTATGGCCAAGGTCATGTCCGGACATTGACACAAGGTGGTAGAtttctatttttaatttatttttatccacAATTTGTTTTTGTCCCAATGAAACTGCTGACTTTGTGTATGACATGGATAACTGCTTCTCCAGGGAAATGTAAATAGTAACTTTCTGCCAGCATGCATTGCGCTACATCTTTGTGCTGCACCAGGTTTGCTGCAGTGTTGGCAAGACAGTGCCTTCATTTTTACAGCAAAGTGCTCAAGTACAACGACCCCCCCccttctttttgcttttcttttatgCTACCCAAGTTATGTCTCCTTTTAAGGAACTCATTGTTTCTGTGTAACTGTTAGCTGGGCACTTTAGGGTCATGGTGACATTGGTGTTGCATAACTGTTCATGTCTGGGGGTACACATGCTTTCCATTTTTAACTATGTGGCACAATGTAGCTATAAGGTCACTGAAGTTGTTTTAGAGTACTTGAGTACTTTCAAAAATAAATGCCGTTAATGAATGAAAGCGAGACTTCATTGCCCTCATAGGACCTCTTCTAGAGTGGcttatatttttacatatttataaaaCTGCTGTCCTACATTATATTTTAATCTTGGTGTATTACTTTGTGTGGTCTGCTAGAAAAGGTACCTCCTGCTGcctagttgtttttgttttgttttttttaaatgtgcctttctcttatttgcttttgtttataTCTGCGTGGCACTTGGTGATCCTCCAGTGCTGGGATTTGGCTTGATACCTTGGTGGGGCATCCTGCTCATCTCATTGGCCTGTGGTCTGCTGACCTccattgtggtttggtttattgTCTGCCCTCGCCTAAAGAAGAAGATTGAACGTAAGTCCCATTTTTGACAATCTGACTCACTGTTCAACTCCATGTGACTCAGTTTCCTTACTTAAGCCATTGGACAAATCATGACTGGAGCGTTGCACTGCAACTCCACCTATCGAGTGTGGGATTATATTAATCCAGCAAATGGAGTTTAGGGATATATTTTTCACAATGGATTTGCTCTAATGAAAAtaatgtgaaaatattgtctttgtctttgcttTAATCCAGGATTATAGAATTAAAAACCAGAGTAGTGTGATTTGGTGTTAAGACATAACCATTCATTTTAACCTCATGAATGCATTTTTGGCTCACTCTGTTATCTCCAGTGCAGTTCTTCTGCATTTTAATGACTCGTAGGTTTAGTCTCTCCTAGGCATAAGTTATCTTCTCGGGTTGATTACAGAAAAGCGGTCTGATACAACCTATGACTTAGGTTAACAAATATTGCCTTTTATTACTTAATAGAACTCTAAATGGTTCATTAATGACATATTTGATGGGAAGAAATGTCTCTCCTAAAATTAGTAATAACTTTTTTGAAGAGAGGGTTCGTTctccttttaaaaatgtatttgacaGATCCTTTATTCATCACTTCTCTCATGGAGCAGCAGGTTTACCTGACAAGGCATGATCTGCCTTGATTCAGTAGACAGGCTCACTAATTGGGTCATAAGGATTCACTAATTGGTCTTTACCTCCTCGACTAAAAATAAGCCTGCACTGACTTTGTGTTGACGTGGCATTTGCAGTGCATTGGGAGGTGTGTTTGAGGGGGACCTATTGCTTCAGATCCAGCAATGACCAGTTTGGATGATGCAATCTCACCACGACACACTTAGATTTATTGAACAAAAAATAATGGCACTGAGTATCTAGTTCACTTTAAAGCTACAAACAAATGTCATGTGAGCCTCAGACATTTAGTTTATTGTCTCTCTTAAGACAACATGATAGTGGTAATATGAATATGTCCTTTGTAATCCTGTTAATCTGATCCTGTGAACACCGGAGTCCACCCTTGGACACAGAGAGCTTTATATTTACAGTACAAAGGGTTTTCTGACTTTAAGGTTATGCAACACTTGGACTCCCTACAGCTGAAGTTGAAGGAAAAACAGATGCTGTGTTAGGATGTCTCTGCTATGCTAAGTATATGTTTGGATGCGATCCAAATAATATCTCAATCCAACTCCTGCCCTAATAGGAGATATCAAGTCCAGTCCCACTGAAAGCCCTCTGATGGAAAAGAAGGAGCTTAAAGAAACCCACTGTCCAATCCTGAAGCAGGCATCTACCACACCAGCTGCCAATTACAACTCTGCTGACCCTCTTCCTGCCCCTGAGGAGCGCAGGGTGGCCTTCGACATCGGAGACTCTGATGAAGCCGACAGTAATAAGGAATACAGGGTGGCATTTGACATCGGAGATTCTGATGACACAGACTGCAGCAATTCAAATGATGGTAAATATGCCAAAACAGAATTCGTTTTAAATGCCTCTTTGtcatcttaaaatgactgttgcTATagatatttattattaattttatgaTTAACTTGCAGATGATTTTatgacatttcttttttttttctgcagcccCCGCACAGGTTCAATCAAACAGTCAGGTCCATTTTAGTAACCAAGCCCAAAGCAATGGTGCCTCCACAAATGCTCAAAATCAGGTTCAATTCAAAAATCATGTTCAGTTCAACAACAGACCTCCACAGCCACCAAGTAACGGTTATAGCACGTACCACACAGTCCACACAGACTCAGCCCTCTACAAAGACCTACTGCACAAGCTCCACCTGGCCAAAATGAGCGACTGCATGGGAGAGGGAGGCGACAGACCTATCCGGCGCAACAACAGCTACACCGCCTACACCATGACCATCATTGGCATGCATGACAAGCATAAAGAAGGGGACTTCCGTGCTTGTGAGGATGGCAACAAGGCTCCAGGATCAGGCAGTCAGGAGAGAAAGCGACTGCGTATGGATAGCTACACCAGCTACTGCAATGCTGTGGCAGAGCACACAACTCCTGAAGGTCTGGTAGAGGGTGATGTGAGGCTAGAAATGGAGATCAAGGATACAGGTAGCAGCCAGAGCTCCCTGGATGATGAAAGGCCTGAAAAAGACAAACCAGAAGTCTCAGTCTTGTTCCAGTTCCTTCAAATTCTTACTGCCTGCTTTGGATCCTTTGCCCATGGAGGAAATGATGTTAGGTATGTTTAATGACATCGTATCAGGCAAGTGTGTGGTGACCTGTGTTTCTTTGCCAGAttgttaataaaaacaaaaattttctCCACTCTGCAGTAATGCCATTGGACCTTTGGTAGCTCTGTGGTTGGTTTACAAAACAAGCAGCGTGGTCTCAAATGAACCTACACCCATTTGGTTACTGCTGTATGGTGGCGTGGGTATCTGCGCTGGACTCTGGGTATGGGGTCGCCGGGTGATTCAGACAATGGGGAAAGACCTCACCCCCATCACCCCCTCAAGGTAAAGACTCAGACAGTTCATAAGTTGTTTCCTTAAGTCACCAGAACCACATCTTCCCCAGACATTACTGCTCCTTATATTTGAGCTGCTCAGACACATCCACatgagttttttctttcttctcttgcAGTGGTTTTAGCATCGAACTGGCCTCAGCCTTGACTGTCGTGGTTGCTTCTAACATTGGCCTGCCTGTCTCCACCACCCACTGCAAGGTAAGCTGGTCAAACACTGTGGTCTGGAAACTCAAATGAGAGATGAGGGAAGACACTATTTCATAAGAGGGAGGCTTGAGTAAACAGTCTGGTAGAAGTTCCACATGTGGAGCAAGTTTCTCCTCAATAAAATCTCAGGCATATGGATGCACACAGATCATTTAGAGGAGGATCATTtgactgttatttatttatctcaAATAGGTGGGCTCTGTGGTGGCAGTAGGATGGCTGCGCTCAAAGAAGGCAGTAGACTGGCGTCTGTTCAGGAACATCTTCATGGCGTGGTTTGTGACGGTTCCCATCTCTGGTCTGATCAGTGCTGCTATCATGGCTATCTTCGTCCACGTCATTCTGTGAGCATTCAGCTGCACCCCAAGCATggggaggagggaaaaaaaaacgcTCCGACGCGCACTCGGAGAGAAAGGAGTGAAGTTTGAAGGCCAAAATATATCGCTTACCTCTGGCCAACAACTTCGTacgaaaaaggaaaaaaaaagttagaaagGGTTTGGTGACATGTGCCTGTGGTTCTTGGCTGCATCATTTTCAGACTATAACTTGCTATCTGTTCCATTTGGGTCACATAACTTGTAGTTGCgacctttttatttctttggctttctttttCATATCTCGTCATTCTGTAAAGAgttaaacttaaatcaactgtTTGTaataattcatgtttttttttactttgcggTTATGTATGATCATTATATACAGccattttgttttatacattagGCAGGAATGAACAACTTAAACTGCAGTATTAGCCTATTACAGATGTAACACTCGAGTCATCACACTTGCTGGAAACTGATTCAAGAAAAATAAGAAGGCAGTATTTAGGTGGAAGTGTTTCGCCGTTTTAGAGTAGAGTTTACAGCCGGTTTTCTTTCAGCTGACAAACTATGACCCTGTGGGGGGTAAGAGAtcaaaatgtttttcagctgtttgaGCATGTTTTCCTACAGTGCTGGATGACTACAGCTGAACATTATGAGGAATACTACGTAATTGTTATAAGTCATCACACTAGTAAGAAATGGCACAGCCCAAATTGGTAGTTGGTGAGTTATCGCTCTGTGTCTCCAGGTTGGGACTTTCTGTTCTTGATCAGTGCAGAAATAAAAGATCTGTTGAGAAATATCATTGCTGAACGTCAGCTAGTGCAACAACATGTTCCCAAACATTACCTTAAGTCTCCTGTTAAAACTTGATTTAATCGTCCCTAATGGTTAATCGCTCTAGGTCGGCTTCAGCCTTGTTTTTGTAGTCCGCATTAAGATATGCTTTTATTCAGTTTGCCTGGACAACTAGGTTGCCCCGCCCTTCCTCTGGATGATACATGATGAGGAGCAGGAACCTGAAAACTGGAAGTTTGTGTGATTGACTGCAGTAATGAATGCATTTCACAACCTAGATGCTGTAGCTGccttaattgttttattttccattagGTACcaaagagtttttgttttttttaaggcatATCAAGATGTACTACTCCACATTTGTGGAtggaaaaatggaaataaaaatcgAAAAACACAGAATACTTGTTGAATTTGTCTTTGATCTACAATGAAGGGGACATTACTGCAATGTGTATCAATACAAACACAGTATACAGCTACTGATATCTGTgtacagaatttttttttttttttttttttttttttttttttttaaatttttttaaacgtCTCTGGAAGGCCTTCAacactttaaaatataatatctccaacttttctttttttttaacagtattttgacAATTGgtaacacaaaacaaatatcTGCTCCACACTATTTTTTGAGGTTAGGTGCTTCCGGTGCATGCAGCAAGATGTCAGAGATCTGCCAGGCTGTGGTAATGAGTGCCACTTACTTTGCTGCCAGAGATGCTAGTAGGATCAACAAACTAATCCAAACGTTGGCCAGAATCTGGGGGCATTTGAGTCGCTGAGggacagaaggtttgaacaaaCCTGCTCCATTCTGCACTACAGAGGCAGCAGGGTTCATTCTTCTTACACAACTGCACTGCTGTAGAGAATCCTtgaggaaatcattcctgccgtTCTCTgcacaaaataaacagaaacctGTCCAACAGCTGTCCTGTGACAGGTGAGCACACCTCTTAAATTAATAGTGTGCATGTTGTTTATTAATGCTGTTGGCACTAATGTTTTCTAGAATTCTCTTTTGCACATACTTTTCTTTAAACTCATTTTTCTACTcattgttttgtcatttttatatcAAATTTTGATATAAGGCCTTCAGTATGGACTTGTAGTacttttaactttatcaatCATCTGTTTCATGTCTTGTTTTCAAACACATTTCGAACACCATTAACAGCATTTCTAATTCCATACGTTTTCTCTTttaccttgataagctgttgggAGGCCTACAATAAACTGACCATGTTCAACCCCCCAAAAATTTAAGGGCCTGGACCATCTGGATCCAGTCCTTCGCCTCAGTGATGATGAGATTGCTGCATGTATTCTTAATTTTATCGCTCACACATCAGGTCACAGGACATTGTGGCATGAGCTGTAGCCCTTATTCACACTGAacttggaaaaaacaaaaactgaatctAAATACTGAAAAGCTACAAGTCTACactcatttcattttaaaaggttatatttatttatctgcaGCTACTCTTGTacattgttctttatttatgaTCACATACAATGTGTCCTTTTAGTATGTGGTTGGCTCTCTGAATTTTGACACATGTTAAGTACAAGTAAGGAGTCAAATTTCAGCCTGAAGGTAAAATGACGCAGCATTTTCTGAGCTGCAATCTTAAAAAGCACTTTGTGTTGggcaggaaacaggaaacaaggaGACAGGTTATACAGACAGGTAGGATGggtcccttttttttaaaatttactgtAAGCTCGGGGTAGTTGGCACACTGCATGATGAGCCAGTGCTGGTATCCACGTGCTGCTGTGCCCTCTCACTCCAGTGCATCTGCAACACAGGAACAGACAGAAGAGATTCCTTTACGCCAGCTTTACACTGCAAACACCGTAATTTAGTAGTTTTCCAGGCCTCTCGACATGAGGATGCCAATCATCATCATCTACTACACTCAGTCTTTTCAGACCAGTGGCTGGAGAGATCACCCTTATTAGAGAACCTTACACCTAAATAACGGGATCAATTTTAAAACAGTCCTTTTAGCACACTTTCAGGACAGGGACAATGCATCCTTGGTCCTAAAATAACCACAAGTATAAATCAAGCACAATAAGCAGATGTCTGGGGACAGACGTCTCCGAGTGGCCCGGATTCTTGTCCCAGATTTATCACATACAAGGAGGACTCTGTTCAAACAAACAATCCTAGCATCTTATTTTTGAGGTCGAGCAGTAAACCCGTCTCTGTTGTGACTCACATACCTCTTCAGACACTTTGTAAACTGTTAAAAAAGAGTTTCCCCAAGCTGCCAGGCTGTAAACTTGTAATTGCACTTGAGGCATTTTTAACTGTTGATACACAAACATCTTTGGagggctgggtttttttttttttgtgacactGTTTAAATCCAGCTGAGACTGGCTCTGTCTGGCTTTGTTTTTGCACTCGCCACTCTATTGCACAACCtgcaatttaaatttaaagttgCACACAGCAGTTTACCACATCTTGCCTCAGCAGGTACTTTTGAAtcgaaagacaaaaaagaatgTTGATCACAGTCTTTGAGTCAGGCTCAATTTACTGCATGATAAACAGTAAACAGCTCAGGATACTTTCACTGTTTTGTGTGATTCATTGATGCATCTGTGGAACATTTTACACACTGTTACCTTGCTCCTTGGTTGAATCCTGAGTGTTTTCATCTACAGAGGAGAAAAAGCAGGATTGGAGATTGACTGAAGGTAGTCGGGGTGTTTAATTCAAAtgaattttcagtgttttcattttgatcttACCCAAACTGGCCACAGCCTCAGTTACAACCTCGTGGTGTTCTAggaaaatattcaaataaaaacacttcctgtttttatttacctCTAAACAagctttaaatacattttaaaaagacactAAAAGCGCACAAATTGTCTTGGCTTTGTGGAAAAGTCACAAGCTACTCATTAGCTCCAGGCTCAAAGTGTATTTGTGTAAACTGTTGTGGTGTAATAAAGATTTACAACACTTACCCTGCCTTTGTGGCCCTGTCAACATTAATAAAAGCAGACTTTAACACTAGTGTAAGGACAGGAGCTTAAATTACActgcctaaaaaaaaaatatgtcacaGACTCACCATCTGCGTCCTCAGAGGACTCAGACTCTGCCTCTGTGTGAAAGGGGACAGGGATTGAATTATGTGTTGCATGTCACTGTGCTTTGAGCTGGAGGTCTGCCCTCTGCTTTGCTGCCACCCGCAGGCTCACCATTGAACAGTAAATCCTCTCTTACCTCCTTGACCTGCAGCATCAGAATTTCCACCACCTTCTGCTGGAGGAGGATTTCACAGTTAAGTACTGCTTGTTGACCCTCAGGTAAAGAAGAATCACCTGCTTGATGTGCcttttgatgggtttttttttttttacacacctGCCTTGGCATCCTGAGAGTCCACGCTCTCCTCCACTGACAGAAACATGTTAACAGGTGATGAAGGCGTTTAACTTAACAGTCAGTTCAGGTGTTCGTCATGTAATTAACTGGAGCTTACCAGAGTGATCCTGAGCGGCCTCTGAGAATGAAAGACAGCATTACCACCTGGAACTGGATCACTCATTAAAAGGTttaagttaaatatttttagtctGCCCTCACCGAGGTAGCGGGAATCTCCACTCTGATCTTCAGTAGCTTGATGGGAAAAGGTGAAAAATGAGTACTGGGAATAAATCTTTCCTCATTTATTCATCAAGACCAACTTTTTGTATTAAACTTACCATTCATGTGAGCTTCCTGGTTTTTCTGAGCAACCTCAAACTCCATCTGATCTTAAGACATGAAGTGATCAAAATGACAAAAGTAAGAGCCGAGAAACATCACACAGAAACGTATTAACAGTTAACTAAGACAAGGGCAAGCCAGTCTGGGTTATTTTGTGGAATATACTACTTGATCTTAATTACTTTTAAGCCACTTTTAATGACCAAGTGTCCACTCTGAACACAAAGGTGCTCTATGGATACTGTACCTATTTTCTGCAGCTCGGCTAGCCCATctgcatgaaaagaaaagaaaagtttgcaGCAATGCATCTGCTACCAACATCATCTTTACTggttatcattatcattattataattattattattattcttattatgaaTCCCTCACCATACTTtgcagctttttcttctttctctgcaGACTCCAGAGATGCTGGGAGCACTAGAAGCCATCACAACATTTCATATATCTGCTAACTTAATAAACATCAGCAACTTCAGGTTTCTGAAGAgccacactcacacatacaagTATGAAATCTAAGAAAAACACGTTTTAAGATAACACAAAACTGCATCTTAACTCTTTATTCCTCTTACCCATGTGAAATGCTGCCACAGCAAGGAAAACAAACAGCGGCACTGGAAATCTCATCTTGTTTGTTGCTCTGGTTGTGAAAGATTTTTAGGGGGGCTTGTCACTCCAAATATCGTATATGGGGTTGTTGCCACTTTGCAGTCTTTTATATCTTCAGTGCCGTCACATGTTGCGCTTGGACAGGCGGCTCTGGTACCATTGTCCCTCCCTACCTGAGGGGACAGCTGGGTGGCACATCTCAGCACAGACGTATCCTTATTCCGTCCGTCAATGCCACCCATTGTTGGCCCTTCAGTCACACGGACCTTTATTTGGGATGTTCGAGGGGGAAAAATATAGGGACTCCGTGTATCCGAGCTGACAACAATGTTCGTTTCCCTTTTTACGAATGGAAATGATTTCATCGAGAAAACTTGGCTTACAAATGATGGGTCACAATGTAGCCCGGCAAGACAATCCCTCAATTAATCTCACACATATCAAAGCGATCCCAATCTCATGATTACAATGCAAACTGATGcagcttttaaacattttaatcctTAATCTGTCATAAAAAATGACCTGCTCTTCAAAACCTCAAGATCAGAGGAAAAGCTGAATTTTAAATGATCAATTTTAAAGATTTATAAGAGCAAAAATAAGTTGGAAGACATACACAATTATAATTACCTATTTAAAACCTGCATTTAACTGAAAACAGCAAATAAGACAAAGCCAATTTTAAAATATACCATTAATATTAGCTAAGATGTGCAAATGGGATTGGGTGTGAAAAAACTAATCTGATTCTTTGTAAGTAAAGATGGGAAGCGGTTGCGTCTTTAAGTGGATCAAAAAGcaacaataattatatttataaataataatggGAGAAAAGATTAAGCAAATACAGAGAATGATGGTTATCATATCAGAAGAAATCAAGGGAGACACAGTTTATGCTGACAGGTTGGATGGCGCTCTTTTTGTTTACCCGGTGTAGCTCACACTCTGCACGTGCTGCTGTGCTCACTCACTGCAGTTAATGAAACGGGGACAGGCAGGAGAGATCGTGTTACACGAGCATCACGTTGGAAATGCACCACACCTCTAATAGTTTTTATATGACTCACTTGTTTACGGGCGGTTAGGACATATGATTGTAGTGGCGGATGAAAGCAAAGTGCAGCCTAATCTATTCCCTGAAAAAGGGGAAGAATTTACTGCTCCTTTTACACCAGCAACCCAACAAAGTTCCTTTATTTACTCTGAGTTTCTAAAAACAgataaagatgacctttattagtgcATCAACAGTCTTTGACCTAAATAAGCtgctcatttttaaaatgaaataaacacttgCTGGTGCCAGATGAGCTTgtctgagtattttagaaacagctgatctgctgggattttcccgcATAACCATGTCTAGGGTTTACGGAGAATGgttggaaaaagagaaaatacccAGTGAGGGTCAGAGCTCtgagtgaaaatgccttgtttatGGCAGAGATCAGAGGAGAAAGACTGCTTCAAGATGATAGGAAGGAAACAATTCAAATAACAACTTGTTAAAACGaaggtgtgcagaagagcattttTGAATGCAGCTCACATTATACCTTAGCAATAGTAAATtgctgcctggtctgatgagtctcgatttcAACTCTGACATTCAGATagcagggtcagaatttggcataaataacaagaaagcatggatccatcttgTATTAATAggtcaggctgctgctggtaaCATGGAAGATATTTTGTTCACTTTTAGGGTCACTTAGAAaaatctgaggaatgtttctgaatctgaattaaagcagttctgaagaTAAAAGGGGGTCCAACTCAGTACAAGCAACATCTAGCTAATAAAGTGACATGACATGTTGACTTTGTACTTTTTTCaacttaaatttaaataataacCAACTCATTGCCACAGGTTTTTATCAGCAATATTCAGAGCACCCcaactttttttctatttacaaACAGATTCATTAAGAATTACTACAAACATAATTTAattagacttttattttgaagctgAAGGCTTtagagcaaacacacacacaaaaacagtacCAGTCGCACTGATCACTTTACCGTCATTAGAAACACTTTAGAGAAATACAGTTTCAGTTTGAGAGTTTTCAGCACTGTTGAAATGAAagtataaaattattttaatcagTTAGAGTGcataatactaataatatttCAACTATTTTCAAAACAAATCTAGAAAACGCCTCTAAAAGGTTCTTAGGAAACAAATTAGCAAACTACATTTTCTTGTCCCAAAGTAGTTAAAGAACATGAAAGCGCCGTAGGCAGATACAGTATTTCTAAACAACATCTTACAAATCACAGGTACAgaatcattaaaaacacacaggaaGAACCAAATCATCTCTTAAACTGCAactaaaatttaataaacacatatgCCAATTACCCTGCTTAAGGCACAATCATAGTTTAGATTAATTCTTACACACGTTTTCTAGTGTGTAATGGGtttagaccaggggtccccaatcccagtccacgagggccggtgtccctgcaggttttagatctcaccctgggtcaacacacctgaatcacatgattagttcattaccaggcctctggagaacttcaagacatgttgaaggatttatccatttaaatcagctgtgatggatcaaggagaTATCGTGGACTGGGAACAGACTGTTCAACTGTAGTCACTGTGGGACTAACAATGAGTCACAACAGACATCAGTGTGATTTACTACAAAGAAAGTGTCTTGGTGGCACATTTGCTGCTGACAGCTGCTAGTACCCACTAAAAAACATACAGTAGTCTGCTGAGGAGGTAGAAAGACTGGAAATCTATCTGAGGACATACAAACAGATCAGCAAAGGGACATCAGCATATTAGTAAACACCACATGCAAGAATTTGGCTAAAGGGAAATGACAAGCTGACTTATTTCTCTGTACATTACACAGAACAGGAGCAACACACTAAAGAAAATGACAGAGAAACACTTGTGTGTCTGGCCTGCAGTGCAGCATGTTTCACAGCGATTGCACAATTCAGCACAGTGCAGTTTTGTTTCAACATTTAATGTGATTTGTGTTGCGTTGCTGGTGATGCCTGTAGCTTGTGATGCAGTTGAtctttctccctttcccttCCCCACCCCCCGCATCACTGATGAGAACAGTGTACTGCCCAAGTTAACTTCTGTGATCTGGGAAAGCAtcgcattaaaaaaaaaaaaagaaagaaaagtagtcAAAACAGCCAGAAAGCATCTGAAGaagcatttttaaaagaaaaattaaacaatttagagatttttatttcatattttgtttATGGAAGTTATTTTCTATAATTTTgtcctgcttttcttttctttgagtATTTTCCTTTTAGTAATTTTAGCATGTGTGGAGtttgtattttcagttttagcGCCCTCTGTGGGTTAGAGATCACACTGCAGGTAGTAGTATAGTAGCTTACACTTACTTCCGTGCAATAGTGTGTTGTACGTTAGGTTAAGTGGCAATTCTAAATTGGTCATAGGTTTGTATGTAAGCTGGCTCCCTGCATCCCTGAACTGGATATAAGTGATTAAGACCATGAATTTATTCACATTACCTAACGACAGAGTGCTTCACTTGTTTTCTGTGGCTATGCTAGCACCATATAGTTTCCTGGATTTTGCATTTCAAGGGCCACGGGTCAAACTCGAACAGCCATGTTGCATGTTGTTACCAGCCTGTGGTTGCCTGCTCACCCACTGAACTAAAGTGGCAAACCCCTAGATTTTGCTTTTTGTCCTTCTACCTGCCCCACAGAGCCAcctttcttccttttctgtAAACCAATTTGAAAACCAAATGAGAACTCTATGACCGCCTGTAAACGAAACATCTTTGTTATACCAGACCAACCTACAATTATCTGAAGTAGTTACATCATCCATGTGCAATAAGTGATTAAAATAATGATAGAATTGTGATGTGGGTAAACTGCTGGCTTGATTAACTCCATGTTTGTTGTCAGATTTTGTTAGACAATGTTACCTGCAACTAAAGATTATATTCAATATTTTAGAAAATTATTTCAAAATTACTTAAGAAATTGGTCTGTGCATTCATAACAAGCATGTTAGACTACTGTAATGCC contains the following coding sequences:
- the slc20a1b gene encoding sodium-dependent phosphate transporter 1-B → MFSTTATAITLATTIVTYTPLTEYVWLLVVGFIIAFILAFSVGANDVANSFGTAVGSGVVTLRQACILATVFETLGSVLLGAKVSETIRTGIIDVGMYNGSEHVLMAGSVSAMVGSAVWQLAASFLKLPISGTHCIVGATIGYSLVARGQQGVKWLQLLRIVASWFLSPLLSGIMSAIVFYFVRRFILQKEDPVPNGLKALPVFYAMTMVINLFSIMFTGAPVLGFGLIPWWGILLISLACGLLTSIVVWFIVCPRLKKKIERDIKSSPTESPLMEKKELKETHCPILKQASTTPAANYNSADPLPAPEERRVAFDIGDSDEADSNKEYRVAFDIGDSDDTDCSNSNDAPAQVQSNSQVHFSNQAQSNGASTNAQNQVQFKNHVQFNNRPPQPPSNGYSTYHTVHTDSALYKDLLHKLHLAKMSDCMGEGGDRPIRRNNSYTAYTMTIIGMHDKHKEGDFRACEDGNKAPGSGSQERKRLRMDSYTSYCNAVAEHTTPEGLVEGDVRLEMEIKDTGSSQSSLDDERPEKDKPEVSVLFQFLQILTACFGSFAHGGNDVSNAIGPLVALWLVYKTSSVVSNEPTPIWLLLYGGVGICAGLWVWGRRVIQTMGKDLTPITPSSGFSIELASALTVVVASNIGLPVSTTHCKVGSVVAVGWLRSKKAVDWRLFRNIFMAWFVTVPISGLISAAIMAIFVHVIL